GGATCAGCAGAAAGAGGTGCTGGCCAGTATACAGAGCATCGCGCTCATGAACCGGGCGCTGCTGATTTGTACAGGAGCGTCTGGCTCTGCCTCAATACAGTTTACAAGGGGACTGAAGCAGTGTCCAGTTTCTAACCAGAGCAGATCCTCCTCGGGTACTGCAGTCCCTGTCCAGCCCCACACTTGGGCTCCTGAAGAAAGCATGACTATGAAGAACAAGTCCTGGGCATGAATTGGGGCTGGGGGATGGCTTGGAGGGACAAAGCCCCTGAGTCACTAAAACCATGGTTCCTGAGCCCCCAGGGAAGAAGGTTGGCCCGGAACCCAGGGCGTACATGGAATCACACAGTCACATGGCCTCACATACATGAGTTCACATACACACAGTTACAACTCCGCATGGACCCAGATCTGCCACAGCTGCACCCAATTACAGCTGGGCGCTATGTGTGCAAGCGGTCCCCTCCTCAACCTCCCCAACATCCTCTCTGGCTAGGccaccctcctcctgccccccagcCTCACCAGTCACACTGGTGTCTAGTCCCAGCTCCACCATTCAGCTCTCATCCCCGGGGGCTTCCTGTTGTGCTGTGTGAAAATCCGAATGGTCAGGCCGATTGAGCACAGCATCAGGATGAGGCAGAGGCCTAGCAGCAGCCACTGTTTTCTGACAACTTGGTGGGGCTCCATGGCTATGCCTAGAAAGCAGGCTTTGGGTGGTGACTTGAGTGCACTGGTGTCCTGTGCTCTGGTGTCCTGTGTACTGGTGTCCCACGCACTGGTGTCTTGGGCCAGTGAGCTTTTTTCCAGGATGTACAGCCTGTAGGCCAGCAACAGGACCACCAGTAACATGACAAAGCTCAGGGCCAGCAACACCCACCGCCTAGATTTGGCCTGGGCAGGGTCCAGCTCCAGACCCAGGAGTGCCTCcctgtctgtttctttctctgtgaaagaCACAGGAATCTTGCCAAGCAGGTGGAACTGGGGAGGGTATCTCATGGTGATCAGAGAGGATCTGACTGCCACGGGCCTTCTCCCTCAGCCTCTGGCACTCACCTTCCAAGCCAAAGTTGAGGGCCTTGCCTGGGaaggagagtgagaaagagagcaaaaggaagagaaggaaaggatggTACAGATAGGGCTGTGTACCACATGGCGCCCAGCAGTGGCTCCGTGCAAGGGTCGGGAGGCAAGGTGCCCACCCCGTGCTCAGAAGCCAGCCTGGCAGTCTAGCTGGAGAGTGGGCAAGGAAGCATCTGAGCGAGCTAGTGGCTGGCCGAGGCTGCATCAGGTGCAGACAGGGCTCCACAGCAGAAAGCCAGGTCATAGATGGGCTAGGGGTGAAGGCTGGGTTGGGTAAGGGCTGGCCCAGGGCAGGCTAGGGTAGGGCTTGGGGCTAGAACAGTGGTGGGATTAGGGTCAGATTACCAAACCTTCAAAGGAACAGCTGAAGTCTGGCCAGACCAGGATGTCCCCACGCCGCACATTCTCGGTGACCAGCCAGTTCAGCAGGGGCTTGAAGTAGGTCATGAGGGCCTTTGTAGACACCTTGTTCTCCCCGGTTATCTTCTGCAGGACCTCTGGCCAGGGCTTGCTCAAGCCCAGCTTTAGGACATCCCTGGGAGAGTGGGTACAGCTGTGAGGCTGTGGGGCGGAATCAGCTGATGCTGCTGGGACCCCTCAGTATGCCCAGCCCTGCCTTTAGGGCTTTGATACCCAGACTCTTCCAACAGAGCTCAGCACAGTGGATAAAATCACAAGCTTTGAAATAACACCAACCTGTGTTTGAGTCCTCTGTGGctcagctgtgggaccttgggcaagtacttaacctttctgaacttcaatttccatatccataaaatggagaaaataacagTACCTATCTCCTAGGGTTGTTGTGTTGGCCAAATAAACACAATTCTCGGAGCATACTAGGTGGGCAATAAATGTTTGcctaatattatcattattactactaCTGTGATGATTGTTGTCCTCCTGGACTCAAATAAGCCTAAAGTCAAGAGGGAAACCCCATGTTTCCCATGAGGTGCTCAGTGTTAGTAGAGGGAGGTCACTCTTCAGTCTCTTCCGGTCTCACAGGGAGCGTTTGGGATGATTTGAGAGATAATAAGCATGGGATGTGTCCTGTGTACTGCCTGCAGCGCTGCAGAAACGTCAGCTCTGTCTCAAGACACACCCCGTGCTTGGTGGCAGGGGGTCTAGCCTTCGGCAGAGGCAGCAGGAGGTGTCTGTTGATGCTTCTCAACCTGTTTCCCCTGATCCGACCAGGAGAGAGGTGGGGCTGAGAGGCCCAGAAGTCAGAGTGTGGAATCTAGACTAACAGGACCCAGGTTCAGACCCAGCAGTGCTAGCTACGGGCCGCACAACCACAGACAATCAGTTTAACCTCTCttagcctcagcttcttcatcagTAAGGCCGGCTTCCATTAATACTTGCATTTCACTGTGGTGAGGATTAAGTCACATAATGGCAGCACAGAGGGCTTTGTTGCTTGCAAAGACTTATACACAACGCTTAACAAACAGCTGGGGAAGAATGAGGTGGGGAAACTAAAGGTCAGTGGATCCTTGGAAGAAACCACTGGGGGGAAATGTAGTTATGAGTCTAGAGAAATGGAGGAGAAAAGTCAtcaagatagaaagaaaaaaacaaacaaaactaacttTAAGTTAGAGGATTTTTATCCGATGCCAGGTCCTGGGAAAAAGGAAGGACCTGGTGGGGGAAAAGTTTCAACCACTCAGAGTCTGCCTACTCAGAAATAGTCTTTCAGGCTGGGCGGGACAAGAGGTTTGATGTGGGCAGCACGTGAGACTGGCAAGGGTGACAACTGGGCACTGCCTGGAGCCCTCAACTCCAATGTGGCAGCAGCGGGCCCCATGGACAGGGTCAGGTCCTCATGGCTGGCTGGGTGAGGCAGGGGACTTTGGGAATTTGGACCAAGTCCACTTTGACCCTCTCTTCCCCGGAGAGCCAACCCAGAGGCTGTCCCACGGCAATCACATTTAGGAAGATGAGTCAAAAATAGCAAAATCAAGTTTTAAGCTGTGTTAGGCAAAAGAGCAGCCAAGAATCTcgcccttccccttctcccctgcaAGCACATGCCTGCTCCATCCCTCCACAACATGCATAGTGATGACCGGCAAGGCTTCTACATGCTTGGTGTCAAGTCACACCCTGGAAGCCTTGTGTGCCCTgtgtggagtgggggagggaagcgaTGAGAATGACTGAGCTCAAAAGTCCCAGCGACCAAGCAGGATGAAGGCTCAGAGCCAAAAGTGAGTtgatgttgggaattccctgacggtccaatggttaagaccccaggcttccactgcagggggtgcgggttcgattcctggtcggggaactaagatcccacatgccacgcggtgcggccaaaataagaaaacaacacaaaacaaaagtgAGTTGATGTATAGAAAATGGATGTCTGCTATTCTTTGTACTCCTGCGTTGGGGGTCAGAGATCCCTCTTTGATCCCCTGGCATGACCTCCTCACTCTCTTTACATGTTCGCCAAAGCCCTTTCTTACTGCACCATCTCCTTTCTTGGATTACGGTTATTGATTTATCCTGTGGCCCATTGCCCCCTGCTGGACGCAGGGCAGGCTCGTTGGCACGTGCAcaagtaaatgtttgctgaatgaataaatgataggCAGCCAGAAACATGAATGCAGGGAGCAGAGAGGCCTCTTATGTTTCACAGATTCAGAGAAGCTCAAACCTGGGCAGTCGACTAGAATAAATTGCTGTAGTACGAAAAGATGGGAAAGCAAGTAGACTAGGCAGACAAGAAGGCATGCAAGGTGTAGCCCTCCTGCAAGCAAAGGCAGGGACCAGTCCTACAACTCCATCTGGCCTTGTGGTTACTGATGAATGGCATGGTGGAATCACAAATGTGCTCATTAAATTTGCAAAGCATACTAAATTATTGTGGGTAATTATTAGGATACTTAAAAgaggctttggggcttccctggtggcgcagtggttgagagtccgcctgccgatgcaggggatgcgggttcgtgccctggtccaggaagatcccacatgccgcggagcagccgggcccgtgagccatggccgctgagcctgcgcgtccgcagcctgtgctccgcaacgggagacgccacaacattgagaggcccacgcaccgcaaaaaaaaaagcaaaaaaaaactcaacatgaccttgacaggttagggtaatgGACCTACTGAAATCAGTTGaaactcaatggggaaaagaacaTGTCACTGGGTGGGCCTCATGTCTCAGTGGTTGGAGCGCTGATCTTAGGACCAGTGGACTAGGTCAACTTCACCAGACCAGTATCGTTTGACTTATGGAAGCAACAGGGTGAAAGATATTGTGTTCTGGAGTCAGTTTGGGCCTCAAAGCAtgactctgccacttcctagttgAGCGGTGTGCACTAGGGGATCACATTACCTCTCTTAGCTTTGGTTTCATCATTTACGAAATGTGGATAGTAATATCCATTTTGCAAACTTATGAGCTGCTAACGTGAAACACTGTAAGAGCGCTTGTTAGAGAGCCCAGCCTGTAGCAGTAAATGCTTCCCACCATCAGGTCAGCCTCTCGCCCCACTCCAGGTTTGCTTCAGGACCAGAAAGCAGTGCCACAGAGGCAGGGATGGAAAGGATGGGCTAGATACCAACTGCAGGAAAAAAGACGGTGGGTAGGGGGTCAAAGTAGACCACAGCTGATCTGAGTGTGCCAGGAGGCTGGTGTGAAAGCCGCCTGCGTCGCCTGGGGACTGGGTCCAGACGCTTCCCAGAAAAGGTGGAAGAAGCACAGTGCACCAtatcaaatgctgctgagaggCTAGGCAAGCGACTTGCCAAGAAAGAATAAGGGGATCCAGatggaagatggaggcagaggcaggactCCAACACTGGGTTCTGATCTGGGACAGTTTGGTTTATTGGCTatctgagtgagtgagtgagaaagagagagagagagagagagagagagagagaaagagagagagagagagagtgtgtgtgtgtgtgtgtgtgtgttagcaggAGGGGCTAAACAGTCTCTCTGACCACAAGGGGCTACACAAGAGGAAATGAGCTTTGATTAACATGGGAGAGACTGCAGTCTGACAGAAGGAAGAACTTCCACTAGAACACAAGCTCTGCTCAGGGGGCCTAGGGTGGCCAGGTGAGAAAAGGGGCCCTGGGGCAGGCTTCCtgcagggtggggaaggggagccaaggacaggggagggatgAAGGCACTCACTCCAGGAGCTTCCCAGCCGGCTAGGAGTTATAGAAGTCGCATCAGTGCAGGGGCCCCACGTGGCCTGAGGCCTTGCAGAGTGCTTCATGGAACTGGAACTGGAGCACGAAACTGAGGAAGTACCTGGGGAGAGAAGGCGAGGCTGGCTAGGGAGGGGTGGCAGAGGTGGGCCTAGGTCAGCAGTCACAGTGGGGTAGGCTGGCCCTGGAGCACTGCAAGGCTCTCCTTCCTAGCCTTCTGGGCCTATGCTGGCCTCCCtcgttccttccctcctctcaggGACATCAGACACGCTTTCCCATCAGCTCTGCCCTCCACGCGGGAGCTGATGTAAAAGCCCAGTGGGTTCAGGGCATGGCCCTCAGAAGGCTGTGCCATCTGATgggaggacgtggggaggggtgcagggggACATTTGGATCCGGTGCCTTCCTGGAAATCCTCAGCCTGGGTCCTATGCCCCCGGCTCCCAACTCGAAGAGCTGGTTCTGCTGGCAGGGCCCAGACCTTTACCGAATGTAGGGCAAGCTGGCAGAGATGTGGAACTTGGCGCCCGGATCAAAGTCATCCTCTGTCCAAGGGAcagtggggcacaggctctggtaCTTTAACCTGGGGCCGGGGGGCAAATTGGGGGCTTGATAGTGCCATCTGGTAGCGTTCCCAGAGCCTTTTCCTTTTGCAACATTTGCACAGCTATCAAAGTGACTTGGCATGCAGAGGACACTTAATGCATTTttactgattaaataaatgagttgAAAACACACGGGATTGGGAATCAGaatcaaataataacaatagtgaACACTGAGCACTTCCTCTCTGCAGGAACCGTGCCAAGCTCTTCACACAGACTCACTCAACATTGTCCTGGTTGTGGGGGCACAGGAGGGAATGAGCTAGGCAAGGTCACTGCTTTTATCCTAATGATGGGGGGCGGTTGTAGACCAACCAACAAGGTCGTTTCATCTGATAAaaagtgctggggcttccctggtggcgcagtggttgagaatctgcctgccaatgcaggggacacgggttcgagccctggtctgggaagatcccacatgctgcggagcaactaggcccgtgagccacaactactgagcctgcacgtctggagcctgtgctctgcaataagagaggctgcgacagtgagaggcccgcgcaccgcgatgaagagtggcccccacttgcggcaactagagaaagccctcgcacagaaaccaagacccaacacagccaaaaataaataaataaatatttaaaaaaaaaaaaaagtgccaagaGGATACCAGGGGATAACAGGGGGTGggttaaattgggagattgggactgacatatacacactactatacataaaatagataacttctgagaacttgctgtatagcacagagaactctactcaatgctctgtaatggcctatatggaaaagaatcttaaaaaaaaaaagagtggatatatgtatatatataactgattcactgtgctgtccatctgaaactaacacaacatttaagtcaactatactccaataaaaaaaaaaaaaagtgccaagaagaaaagagagtaaCATCCCTGTGGTATAGTACTACTactattcccattctacagatgaagaaaaccgAGGCTTAGGGATCAGGGAATTGGTAGCAGGACACAGAACAGTGTGTCCTAATAACTTTCATGTTCAGGTCTGGTTTTGACCCTCTGAGCTGTGTGACTATGGGAAAGTTATTGATTGTCACTGAGCCTTGTTGTAAAAtgttgtctgtgaaatggggataaaatgACCCATCTTTGGGATGAGACAAAGTCTGTGAACAAGCTCATCGTTTCACTGTTGGCCCACTGGAGCCTTGAACTATCCTCTGAGGGAAGTTCCTCTCTCATTGACAGGTTTTTGTTCAAGGACCAGGGAGTTGCCGTCCCTCTCCCTCAACCCCAGGTTTCCATCACTCAGGTGGTGGTGGGCATGGccgagagagaaaggaaaaggtccTGGGCAGGCACTTCAGATGGCTGGTGGGGGTGCCCTCGGAGGGGGCACAAAGTCAAGACTCTGCCAGTCCCTCCAGTGAGGCCTGGCCCTGTATTCAGGGCGGGGGTGTGAGGGTGAGAGGACTAAGGGAGGGGCGCCCAGCTCTGCCATCCCTGGATGGCGGTGTGACCGCAGGGTAGTCACACCTTCTTCTGTGAATGGCCAACGTAAGGGCCTGGTGCAGAGCTAGCAGGCCCATCAGGGTCGTCTGTCGCAAGCAGACCTGAGCTGGTCAGTCTGAGGCCTAGTGGAGATGGAGAAGCCATAGTCATGGGCAGTTATTACCCAAGCAAACAGCCAGGGGTCAGTGATGGGATGGACACAGGTGCCCCTCACTCAAGACTGATGCTGCCCGACTGCTGGTGGTGCTCCTTCTGTTGCCAGCTCTGCCTGCAGACAGGTCTGGGGATGCTAAGTCAGAGgcaggtgtgtgtgcgtgtccaGGTAGCAGGAAAGGGGGCACTGGGCCTGCCCCTGTCCCATGAGGACTCTTTCCACAGGAGGGAAAGATCTCAGCCCCCCAAACACCCCTTCTGCTGGTCCCACTGGTGGGCacagaaagggaggggaggagcagGAAGGCCTGCCTGGCAGGCAGTGTCCTGTTCTTGGAGGAGCCCAGGCGCAACGAATGTGCGAGCTTCCCGGGCTCCCAGGATCCCCAGAGAGGCTAAGGGGACTGCTCAGCTGGTGCTGCACTTGACACGATCCCCCACGACTGCACGCTCGGGCCCCACCCACTTCAGCAGGAACGCTTTTGTCCGGTGACAGCTAACAGCCAACGCCACCCCAGGGCTTCCCCATGGCCCCAGGTCAGCAGCATCtcactcccagctctgccctcacaGGAGAGGCAGCAGCGCTCTTTGGTAGCAGGTAGTACCCTTGAGGCTGCCCTGAAAGCCCTGGGAAAGCCCACACCAGCGCTGGGCCTGGGCAGTGGGCCCGATCAGCGGTCCTCCCCACCTGAGGTTCCACCACTCCTGGTTGTACACGGCCTTCTCGACGGTGCCGTCAAAGACCTTCCAGCGAAACAGGTCCACCAGGTAGGCGAAGGGGATGAAGGCGATCTTCTCCAGGGCAACGTTCATCAGGAAACTGACCTCCTCTTCTGGGGAAAGTGGGGACGTTAGGAGGCTGCTCccagttccccctcccctcagcttTGCCTGGAGAGCCCCAGCTGCAGCCCCAGGCCCAGACTGGCCTCCTATGATCCCCTTGGTCCCCATCACCTTCATCCTGGTGCTGGTGGCTGAGCAGGGCTCCGTTGAGCAGATGCTTATGGGAGGAGGCCGAGAGGGTGATCACCGACCCCACGGCCTCTTCAAAGGCTGGGTTGGCACCTGTGTGGAAGATCACAGAGAGGTTCTTGTACTGCAGGAAGTACTGGATATAGCCCATCTGGTGGAAGATGGAGAGCAGATCTTCTATGGTCACTTCGGTGCACTTCTTTATCCTAGGGTTAAAGGGCAGGGGTCAAGGAGCATGGGGATGCCCTGGGAGGAGAGATTTCTCCATTCAGGCTCTGTTAAGGGACGGGGGTGGTCGAGCCAGAGACCAGCAGGGCCTTATGCTGTTACTCCAGGCCTCACATCCAAGCAGCGGCCAAGCCCTTTGCTCCCACCCACCtggcccaccccccgcccccgctgcccTCCTGAGCCAGGCAGACAGGTGGAGAGCGGAaggagcagaggcagggggtgatgCTGGCCATAGGCTGAGCACCTGAAGTCCTTCCCCTCGTAGAAGTCCCAGGCGGATGCGTGGCACTCCACCTCCCGCCCGTCCGTTGGCCTTTCCATCATGGCATTTTTCCAGAACTCAGGAGGGGTGGAAAGCAACCCCAGGGAGGTGACGAATTTTTCAGCCTCTTGGAACATTTTCTCAGACTTCCACTGCTGTGAGGAAGAGGAAGTGCGTGGGGCCCCACTCAGGGCTGCGGAGTGGGCAGGGGCAGACCGAGGCCGAGCGCTGACCTGGCCTCACATGATCTTCGTGATGTCCTCGGGGGGCTTCTCCGGAAGGGCAGGACCAGGTCTAAGACGTTGACCCAGGACTGAGCCCACATGTTgcctggaaggggagggggagggctgagAGGAGGCAGGAGACCGGCTCTCCCCCGACTGAGTGCCTGCTCGCCTGCCTGCTTGGAGGCCTACTCCGCCCGCCCTGCCTCTGCCGCCAGCTGGGGTTTTACCCAGAACGTGGGCTGGGTTGGGCCCCCTCGGATCGATGAGCTCGGGCCGTAGAAGTGATACAGGGCCCGGCGCACGTAGGCGCACGCAGGCGCACGTAGGCGTACAGGTTCATGTAGAGCGGCTGCAGCTCCTGGAAGAGCTGCTCCAGGTCTTCTTCCAGTGTGTCGGACTCGTACGTGGACCGGCATAAGGCCCCCATGTCTTTGTAACctaggaaaggggagggggctcAGAGGCGCTCACCACCCTTCAGCCTGGCCTGGCTGGCAGGAGACCCAAGCACCTTCTAGGGAAGCCACCTGACCTCCTAGATCCTTAGGGGTCTTCATTTGCCAAACAGGAAGAACACCTCCCAAGGCCACTGTCCGTATTGGATGAGATCAGGGTGGAAACGCACTTAGCAAAGTACTACTGTGTGCTCTTCCCCTTGCCTGGTTGGATAGGACCTGGGTAAAGCCCTGTTCCGCTCTCACCCGCTTCAAGCCCTACCCATCCAGTCCGCCTTCCTTTAGATCCCCCCAAGGACTTCAGGATGCTCTTTTCTTCTTGCTGCCTGGCTCGTTCTATCTTTCAGGCCTTGGATACACGTCAGCgaggctttccctgaccaccTAGCTGAAGCAGGGCTCCCCTATTCTCTCTCTGCAGCCCCTTCCTGCTCAGCATTCATCCCGGGTGGCAACAACTGGAGATGTGCGTCTGTCCCCCAGCGAACGGTAAGCCCTAGGAGGGTGGGcaccttctctgtcttttcaccTATGCATCCTCAGAACCTCCCCAGCaccagcacacagtaagtgcccCATCACCGTTTGTGGAACCACACAATGAGTGAGCCACCTGGCCCTCCCCAGCGGCAGGGCTCAGGGTTCCCATCTCCAGGTCCTACCACCACCCTTCCCCTCTGCAGACTCTGCTTCGCCCTTCCCAGCATTGCCCTGAGCCCCACGCAGTACCTGGTCGGCCCCCGGCTGGGCTGGCTGGTAggtgtggggcgggggaggggcttcACCGTTGAGCCTCGCAGCTGCACGTAGCGCTCGAAGGTGCTGTGGAGCTGGTGACCCATAGCATCCCGCCAGCCCTGCCAGGCCCACAGCAGCTCCCTCTGGTCCCGGGAGGAGGCCGTGACTTCTTGGAGGTCTGTGCCCGGAAAAGGAGCCAAGGTGGGATCCCACTCCGGCGGCGGCCTTctgccctcacctgccccaggCACCCActctccccgcccccgccaacaGGACAGTTGGGACCAGGAGGAGGGTGGGAGTCTAGAAGCTCCTGGAAGGGGCTGGTGCTGAGACTCTGGGGTTGGTAGGGATGGGCTGGGGTGTTCCTCAGGCTCCAGGGGCAAGCAGGGCCCCTCATTCAGGCACACCTGGGTCATGCTGTATGTGGTCTCCACGTGGGCCACAATCTGGTTGTACTGGGGGGACGGGTGTCACCCAGGGCAGGCCGGTACCTGTGGGCCCACCCCTGGTACTAGCCCCACCAGCCTGGAGAGGCAGGCCTGGCCAAGGCATCTTCCCACCAGTCtctgcttccctcctcctccagaggaagctctggccctgcctgccaacctccctcctgcccccggcGGCTCCCCGCCAGGCAGCCCACCCACCCTGGAGACCTGGGGGCCTGTCCTCACCTCCCAGAGCTCCTCCTTGGGCAAGACCGCCCTGTCCAAGCTCTGCAGCTTACTCAACATGCGCTTCACGGCTGGGTCCTGGAAGCTGGCGATCTTAAACAGGAGGGCCCACGTGCCAAAAGTACAGCGTGTGCTGGGACCGCTCCACGTCCTTGTCCAGCTGGAAGGAGGGTCACTGTGTTTGTCATATGAGGCTGAGGGAGAGTGTCAGGGTCTCACAGCCCCCCAACCTCCTCCCaagccccactttttttttaaagatttttttttgatgtggaccatttttaaagtcttcattgaatttgttacaatattgctctgTTTTGGTTCTGGCcgccaggcatgtgggatcatagctccccgaccagggattgaacccgcaccccctgcattggaaggcgaagtcctaaccactggactgccagggaagtcccccaaagccCACTTTAAGGGTTTGGAATCAttgaaaatttgctaagagggagaagggagggagcctGGTCCTTAAAAGCAAGCAGGGGCTATCTACAAGGGGAAACAAGAGACTCTTACTTAGAGATCTTTAGGGCTACCAAGAGGCCTGGAGCTTACAGTCTGTTTTGACGtgtactttggggcttccctttTTCCTCTAGCTCTGGAAAGGGGGCAAAAAAGTGTGGtttcccccccatccccccaccgaGACCCCTGAGAAGAGCAAGGGGAGAAGGGGCTGGGGTGGAAGTGGTACCACACCATCTCCCCGCGATTCTTCTTGGTGATGTTGGTGACATAGTTCCAGGTGGCCTCCATGAACTGGTTCCACACAACTTGGGCTGTACGCTCATAAAACTGCAGGAAGGCCTTTGCCACGGCCTCATTGTAGAGCTTGTCTGCAGAGAAGGAGACGGGTATAATGCTGCCCTGGGAGGCGTCTGCCCCTGCCTGGTGCCCTTGTTTGATCCCATGCTCCTTCAGGTCCCAGAGCTACCTGAGTTCTGATCACCCTCAGTCCTGAGCCATGGCAAGAGCTGCCCATAATAGAAGAGCACAAGTAGGGAAGGTCCAGGGCAAGTCCATCTTGTTCCCATGACCAGGAGAACAGCAGAGCTGGGTGAGGCTATGGGCCAATCACGATCAAGCTCCATATTGTAACATCAGGGGCCAAAGGGTCAGCCATTGAATGTCAGAACTGGAAAGCCCCCATCTACCTTCTGGTCcaactgtccccattt
The genomic region above belongs to Phocoena phocoena chromosome 19, mPhoPho1.1, whole genome shotgun sequence and contains:
- the LOC136139037 gene encoding LOW QUALITY PROTEIN: angiotensin-converting enzyme-like protein Ace3 (The sequence of the model RefSeq protein was modified relative to this genomic sequence to represent the inferred CDS: inserted 2 bases in 2 codons; deleted 3 bases in 2 codons; substituted 3 bases at 3 genomic stop codons), translating into MELDRDWPIASPSSAVLLVMGTRWTCPGPSLLVLFYYGQLLPWLRTEGDQNSDKLYNEAVAKAFLQFYERTAQVVWNQFMEATWNYVTNITKKNRGEMLDKDVERSQHTLYFGTWALLFKIASFQDPAVKRMLSKLQSLDRAVLPKEELWEYNQIVAHVETTYSMTQVCLNEGPCLPLEPDLQEVTASSRDQRELLWAWQGWRDAMGHQLHSTFERYVQLRGSTVKPLPRPTPTSQPSRGPTRYCVGLRAMLGRAKQSLQRGRVVVGPGDGNPEPCRWGGPGYKDMGALCRSTYESDTLEEDLEQLFQELQPLYMNLYAYVRLRAYVRRALYHFYGPXLIDPRGPNPAHVLGNMWAQSWVNVLDLVLPXPEKPPEDITKIMXGQQWKSEKMFQEAEKFVTSLGLLSTPPEFWKNAMMERPTDGREVECHASAWDFYEGKDFRIKKCTEVTIEDLLSIFHQMGYIQYFLQYKNLSVIFHTGANPAFEEAVGSVITLSASSHKHLLNGALLSHQHQDEEEEVSFLMNVALEKIAFIPFAYLVDLFRWKVFDGTVEKAVYNQEWWNLRLKYQSLCPTVPWTEDDFDPGAKFHISASLPYIRYFLSFVLQFQFHEALCKASGHVGPLHXCDFYNSXPAGKLLEDVLKLGLSKPWPEVLQKITGENKVSTKALMTYFKPLLNWLVTENVRRGDILVWPDFSCSFEEKETDREALLGLELDPAQAKSRRWVLLALSFVMLLVVLLLAYRLYILEKSSLAQDTSAWDTSTQDTRAQDTSALKSPPKACFLGIAMEPHQVVRKQWLLLGLCLILMLCSIGLTIRIFTQHNRKPPGMRAEWWSWD